TAAAGAGAGGTCTGTCATATAAAATTCCTTGTCAAGGCTATTGCATTCTGTCCTTGTGTTTGATAAAATATCTTTTGTTCTTATTGTGAAGAATGTCGAGTTCTATATAATCTCGATTGTTATCATTTCGGGAGGTGAAACGGATGCCAAACATTAAATCAGCTATCAAACGTGTAAAAACTACTGAAGCTCGCCGTGCTCATAACATTCAAGCTAAATCAGCTATGCGTACTGCAATCAAAAACTTTGAAGCTTTAGTTGAAAACAACGATGTAGATAACGCAAAAGCAGCATTTGCTGTTGCTTCTAAAAAATTAGACAAAGCCGCACAATCTGGTCTTATCCACAAAAATGCTGCAGCTCGTCAAAAATCTCGCTTAGCAGTAAAACTTAACGGTTTATCTGCATAATTGAGACAAAAACGATCCCATTAGGATCGTTTTTTTATTGCGCTCTTTTTAATAAAAACAGCTGTAAAATAAGCGCTTTATCCATTTTCCCCGTCTTCATTTCATAATCCGCCTCTGCTAAATCCTTTAAAATTTCTTTAAGCTGCTGTTCCTCAAAACTTCGGCTCTGCTGCAAAGCAATTTTCACACGAAACGGATGAACTTTAATCGTTTGAGCAATTTGCTGCTGACCGTACCCTTGGCTAGACAGCTGCTTCGTATGATAAATTAAACGAAACTGCGTCGCTAACAAAGATAAAATTTTAATAGGCTCTTCGTTGTTACGCAGCAAATCCTGATACATATTTAAAGCGATAGAAACCTTTCGCTGAATAACAGCGTCAATAAGCGTAAATACGTTTTGTTCAAGCGTTTTTGCCACAAGCTTAAGCACTACTTCTTTTGTAATGACTCCTCCTTGTCCAACGTATAACACCATTTTTTCAATTTCATTTGTCACAAGCGTTACATTAAGCCCCACAAGCTGAATAAGCAGCGTTTCAGCATCTTCATCCATATTCACTCCATCTTTTGAAAGCAAATTATGAATCCACTGCTTCATTTCTTTTTCACCAAATTCGTTCGCTTCGATGTAAGCTGCTTGTTTTTTTAATAATTTTGTTATTTTTTTTCTTTCATCCAGCTTTTCATAAGGGGCTAGAAGAATTAACGTTGAAAAAGACGGGGGCTGTTCGACATATTGCTGAAGTTTTGCCAGATCATGCTCAACTTTATCTTTTGATTTTTCAGCCGTTAAAAATGCTGCATTTTTCGCAACCACTACACGCTTGTCTCCTAAAAAAGGAAGCGTTTCAGCATCTTCTAGAACTTGATCAATCGATGTCTCTTCTAAATCGTATAGGGACAAGTTAAATTCTTTATCTTCTTCATTCAACGTATAGTCGACGATTTTATCTCTAATCTTTTTACTCATAAATGCATTAACCCCGTGTATTAAATAAACGGGGGCGATATTATTTTTGGTAATACTTTTTAAGCTATCAACTGCCAACGTATATACGCTCCTCTTTTTTTATTCATCTATATTGATTATGTATAGTTACTGATAAACAAAAT
The genomic region above belongs to Priestia megaterium and contains:
- the rpsT gene encoding 30S ribosomal protein S20, which codes for MPNIKSAIKRVKTTEARRAHNIQAKSAMRTAIKNFEALVENNDVDNAKAAFAVASKKLDKAAQSGLIHKNAAARQKSRLAVKLNGLSA
- the holA gene encoding DNA polymerase III subunit delta encodes the protein MAVDSLKSITKNNIAPVYLIHGVNAFMSKKIRDKIVDYTLNEEDKEFNLSLYDLEETSIDQVLEDAETLPFLGDKRVVVAKNAAFLTAEKSKDKVEHDLAKLQQYVEQPPSFSTLILLAPYEKLDERKKITKLLKKQAAYIEANEFGEKEMKQWIHNLLSKDGVNMDEDAETLLIQLVGLNVTLVTNEIEKMVLYVGQGGVITKEVVLKLVAKTLEQNVFTLIDAVIQRKVSIALNMYQDLLRNNEEPIKILSLLATQFRLIYHTKQLSSQGYGQQQIAQTIKVHPFRVKIALQQSRSFEEQQLKEILKDLAEADYEMKTGKMDKALILQLFLLKRAQ